Sequence from the Candidatus Paceibacterota bacterium genome:
CCCCACGTGTACCAGGCGCAGATGGCCAGCAGCAGTGAATTGCAGACGCAGAGCGTTTTGATGACCGTTACGGGACTGTCGTGGAAACGCGTGAGCGCAAACGCGTAGCCGACGGCCAGAATGCACAGCGCAGGGACTACTTTGAACATTGACCGGGCCAGCAGGTTATTCAGCAGCACATTGGCTACCGAGAGCGGCACCACCGCCCAGGCGTACCAGGGCAGCAACACCGAGGCAGCCTGCACATAGCTCGGCTTGAACATGAACCTGACCACCCAGGGCCCCAGCACCCACAAGCCGATCGCTCCGCCTGCCGCCAAAATCGCCGTGCCAGCAAGCACTACCCCCACCAGATCCGTCTTCTCGGCCTTGGCTTTGGCGTGAACTATCTTCGGGAACATGACCACCGCCAGCGGGCCAACCAGCCACATCGCAGCCCGCGAGAGCGTGCCGGCGCTGATATAATAAGCCGATTCATCCCCGCTGAAGTAAGCCTTGACAAACATGGTATCCGCCGTGAGCAGAAACTGATAGGCTCCGAACCCAAGCAACAACGGGATGACTTGCTTCAGCAGGCTGCGCCAGGCGAACGACTGCGCGGGCGCCAGCCAGAGCGAGCGGGTCGGCCAAATAGCGATCACCAGGGCGAAGATCAAGCCGCCGAACATGCCCGTCACCATGCCCGTGGCGCCAAAGTGAAGCGCCAGCACCAGGAGGGCCGCAATCGCAAACCGGCCCAGGCCGTGGAGGATCATGCTCCAGCCCATCCAGAGGAAATTCTGCTGTCCCTGCAGCACCCCGTAGAACATCGGCAGCCAGACAGTGAACAGCAACACCGGCAGCGTCAGCCACAGCGCGGCCGGGTTGGTAATCTTCCACTGAACCATGATGGTCTTCTGGAACACCAACACCACAACCGCCGCCATCAGCCACACCGCCAAGGTCCCCAGCCACGCGGCGCGGATCAGGCCCGAAAGTTCATGCTCACGGTGCAGCGCCAGCGCCCGCGCGGTCTGCTGCGCCATCACCATTTGCAGGGGCAGCGCGGGGATGAACATCGCCACCGCCAGAAACACCCCAAACTGGGCATATTCCGCCTCCGGCAACGCGGTTGCTTTGGACAGGAAATGCACCAGCGTCATGAATATGCCACCCGTGAAGGTGGCCACCATGAGCCAGCCGCTTTGGCGGAAGAACGAGGCCCGGTGGGCAGCCGCGGCTACGGGTCGGCTTTCGACGCATTCAGTCGGCATATGTCTTCAGGGAAGGCCGGAAATTCCAATTCACGCAAACGATTGCAGAAAACGCAGCAGCATGGCCTTGGCGCGCTCCAGCGCTGCCAGCGAAATCCACTCCGCCGCGGTATGCGCCTGGGCGATGTCGCCCGGCCCGAACACCACGCTGGGGATACCCCCGTGGGCCAGCACCGACGCGTCACAGAAGTAACGCACACCAACCGGTTTGCGCTGGCCCAAGCTGCGCAGGAAGCGCGCCACCAGCGGCAGCCGCGCGTTGGTCTCCAGCGGCAGACACTCGGGCAATTGGTCGTGCACGTAGGCTACCGCCAGGCGCTTCCGCCGCAGCAAGCTGTTGATCTCGCGCCGGACTCGCGCCTCCGTTTCACCGGGCAGAGTGCGGCGATCCAGCAAAACGCTGCACCGATCGGGCACGATGTTGGCCTGGTGACCCCCGCAAATAGCCCCTACGCTCACCGTCGCGCAGCCCAGCAGCCGATGTTGCCGCCGGCGCAACTGCGCGGCGTATACCGTTTCCAGCAGATCCACCACCCGCGCCATCGCGTGGACAGCATTGCGCCCCAGTTCGGGCGACGAACCATGCGCCGACCTGCCCCGGGTCTCAAGCGTCATCCACAAGGTGCCCTTGTGCGCCGTTACCGCCTGCAAACGAGTAGGCTCGCCGACGATCGCCAGATCCGCCCGCAAGCCGCTTGCCACCAGGGCGCGTGACCCAGCCTGGCGGTGCTCCTCGTCAATCAGCCCCGCAAAGACAACCTCCATCTCCGCTGGCCGCTGGCGTCCCTGCGCCAATTCGCACAACGCCACCAGCATCGCCGCCACTGAACCTTTGGTGTCGCAGGCGCCGCGGCCAAACAGGCGGCCGTCGCGCCTGACTGGCACAAACTGCTCATCGGTCGCAACGACGGTATCCAGGTGCGGTGCCAGCACGACGCGCCGCCGCGCTTTGCCCCGGGGCGAGAGGCGGACAAGGACGTTGGAACGACCCGGCAAAACCGTCCTGAGCTCGACGTCCAGCCCCGCGCGCGCCGCTGTAGCGGCCACGAACTCAGCCACCCGCTGCTCGCCGGCGTGGCGATCCCGCTCCGGCACGAATGCCGGGTTCACGCTAGGCAGCGCAATCAGCTCGCGCAACAGCTTCTCAGTTTTCGTCATGCTAATCCCGCAAGGGAAACGGAGCCCAGAGCCTAGGCCACGCCTGCCCCCGCTGTCGAGCCTCGACGCGGCGGAAGCGCAAAGCCCGCGTCCGACTGGCCCATCGAACCCCGGCCACCCCAGCCAGGGATTGGCGCTCACAGATGAACGGGTACCTCACCATATACGCACCGTATGCACACCGTATCCACACTGTAGGTTCAATAACGCAACCCATTGTGGCTCCAGAAGTTACGCAGATTCACCCCTCTAACCCCTCTCAAAACCAGCGTAACCGCATTCAGTTCAATGACTTACAGCGGTTTTGACCCCCAAACCGCCTCAACCGACCTCCAACAGCCCCAGCGGACAACTCCAAGCGTCCTCGCCAAGGCCAGTCTCCCAAGCGATTTAGTTTGACCCTACGGGAAAGCACCTCCCCTAACCGGAACATTTCACACCTGCGAGCGCGGCGTCCGGGCATCCTGCCCGCTTAGAAGGTTAGGTTACTCCATCGGGTAGCCCTTAATGATCCAGTCGTCCTTCAGACTCGTCGGGAGGTTGAGCAGTCTCGCCTTTGTGAACTTCATCCTTTTGAGAAGCGAGAACGCGGGCCGGATATTCGGACACCGGCGAAACGGACAGCATCCGCAATAGATGATGACCTCCTTGTCCCTTGGCAGATTGGCCAGGTGCTGCTTGAGCTTGTCGAATTTCTCCTGGACGCCCGTCGGGCCGATGGCAACCGCGCCTTTGATCTGCTCGACCGAGCCAATGTTCAGGATCACCGGCTGGGGAGCCTTCGCGTCCGCCAAATTTGCCGCCAAAGCTGCCGGGTCTTTTAACTCCTTCGCCGACCACGGCTCAGCGGCCCGAAGCGGAGCCAGGCCGAGGCCCCCAAGAGCAATCAGGATTATCACCGTGTCCAGGATGCGGACGGAATGAGCATTCATACCGGCTTAACTCTACATCACAACCTCCGTCCGCGCGCTGACTTTCGGCTCCAGAAAAAACCAGCCTGCCGCTTGCGGCCGTTGCCGCCGCTGAGTTTCCCCTTTGCCCCCGCGGCCCAATCCCGCTCAGTAAACTTTCCGCAGGTTGGACGGCAGGATGTTCAGCTCCGTGCGATACTTGGCCACGGTGCGGCGGGCGATCACGATGCCCTTCTCCTTGAGCATCCGCACCACTTCCTGGTCCGAGAGAGGCTTATTGGAATCCTCCGCCTTGAAAATATCCGCGATCATGTCCTTGACGCTGGTGTTGGACATGCCGTCGCCGGTGGCCGTCTGGATGCCGGCGGTGAAGAAATACTTCATCTCGAAGATCCCCTGCGGGGTCTCCATGTACTTGCTCGAGACCGCGCGGCTGACGGTGGTTTCATGGACCCCCACGACCTGTGCCACTTGCACCATGGTCAGCGGCTTAAGCGCCGCGACGCCTTTGGCCATGAAGTCGCGCTGGCGATTCACAATCTCTCGGGCGATGTTCAGGATCGTCTGCTGCCGCTGCTGCAGGCTCTTGATCAGGAATTTCCCGGCGCGAATCTTCTCGCGGATATAATTGCGCACCTCGGCCGAGTTTCCCCCATGGGCCATCAGGTCCTTGTAGGTGTTGCTGATGCGCAAATGCGGGATATGCTCGTTGTTGGTCGTGACCACGTAGTCATCCCCGGACTTGCGCACGAAGACCTCCGGCAGGATGTATTGGTCGGTGTCCGCCGAATAAGCGCGGCCGGGCCGCGGCTCCAGCCGGGCGATGCGCTCCAGCGCCTCCTGCACTTCATCCACGGACGCCGCCGTCCCGCGGGAAATCTCGGGAATGCGCCGCTTGCCCAGCGCCTCCATGAACTCGTTGACGATCCGGTATTCCAGCGTGCTTTGCTGCTCCGCGCGTTCCAACTGGAGCAGCAGGCATTCCCGCAAATCCCGCGCGCCAACGCCCGGCGGCTCGAAGCTCTGAATCACCTTCAGCACGCCGACAATCTGGTCGGCCGCCAGCCCGGTGGAAGCTGCCAGCTCCTCGACAGTGGTCTTCAGGTAGCCATGCTCGTCAATATTGCCGATCAACATCTCCGCCGTCGGCCACTGGTCCGGAGGCAACGCCGATTCGCGCATCTGTTCGAGCAGCATCTCCTGCAGCGACGTGCCCGCCACCAGCGAGTCGAACATGAACTGCCGCTTCTCCTCGTCCTCCGCGGAGGCCCGCATCGGCAGGTTCGTTTGGGCAAAATGGTCGCGCCATTCCTGGTCGAGTTGCACCAGGCGGTCAAACTCCGCCTGAAAATCATCCACCGGTTCGGCGGTGCCCTTCTCCGTGGCGGGGTCGAAATTCAAATCCGCCGGCGGTTCGCTGGGGTCAACCGTGGCCGCCGCCTGTTCCGCGTCCCGGCCATCCTTCTCCTGCTGCTCCGCCTCCGCCGCGGGCGTCTCCTCCAACACCGGATTCTGCTGCAATTCCTGCTCCACCAGCGCTTTGAGCTCCAGCGTCGGCGCCTGCAAGAGAGCGAGCGACTGTTGCAGTTGCGGTGCCAGCACCAGCGACTGCGTCAAGCGCTGCGACAAATGTAGGCCTTGAGGCATGACGCAATTCTAATCCCCCCTGCTGAAGGCACAAGCAATAACTTGGCACGACTCTCGCTGCCCCCGCGCGGATTCAGGCAGTTGCAACCGCCAACGCCCGTTGGCGCCAGACTCGCTTCTGGAAGCCGTGTGCGACCAGTGCCGAACTCAACCGTGATTCTGTCCTCTTCCGATACCGCAGCGCCTGCTTCCACCCCGCCATCCCCGCAAAACTAACAAATTGCTCCCCCCACCCAAATACGCAATCCGCAGGGTGATCGTGCTTGCCACCATCGTGTTGATCGTGATGGTGATCGTGTTGGTCCCATACCGCCGCCGGTCCCGGAACGGCACAGCACTTACGGATTATACTTCAGCCGGTAGTATGCTTGGGACAGCGCCATCGACTCCTCAAAGGTGAACAAGCCATCCCCGCCCGGTCCGCTCGTGGGCAGGTTGGTTGTCATCAAATCGGTCCAATTCGCGGGGGCGGCGGGGGGGATTTCACTGGCCCGCTGAACCGTATACCTGAAGCCGGGAATACCCGCAAAATGCACCGTCGCTTTCCCGTTCACCAGAGCGATCGTTTGCGCCTGCCCCGTCGAAGGTGTCACGGTAACCTGGACCGTGGCCTGCTTCGTGCAGGAATAGGTGTTGGCCGCGGTGTAGCCGAAGCTGTCGGACCTCAGGTCGTTCGCGTCGTAAGGCAGGTAGAAGATGTAGCTGGTGGTCTTACTGACCGTTCCGTACGCAGCGGTGCCCAGGCTCTGGATGCTATCCACGGTCAGGTCGGAAACCTTGATCTTGAGGCTCGCCCCCTGGCCGCGGGCACGAGAGATTGACTGCGCGGTGGGCAACGGGAGCAACGTCAAAGAGGCGCTGCTGGAGGCAGCGTTGCCCGCGGTGTTATACGCCAGGGCGTAATACTGATCGCCATCGCCGCCAGTCGTGGCTGCATAGCTG
This genomic interval carries:
- a CDS encoding M20/M25/M40 family metallo-hydrolase, producing MTKTEKLLRELIALPSVNPAFVPERDRHAGEQRVAEFVAATAARAGLDVELRTVLPGRSNVLVRLSPRGKARRRVVLAPHLDTVVATDEQFVPVRRDGRLFGRGACDTKGSVAAMLVALCELAQGRQRPAEMEVVFAGLIDEEHRQAGSRALVASGLRADLAIVGEPTRLQAVTAHKGTLWMTLETRGRSAHGSSPELGRNAVHAMARVVDLLETVYAAQLRRRQHRLLGCATVSVGAICGGHQANIVPDRCSVLLDRRTLPGETEARVRREINSLLRRKRLAVAYVHDQLPECLPLETNARLPLVARFLRSLGQRKPVGVRYFCDASVLAHGGIPSVVFGPGDIAQAHTAAEWISLAALERAKAMLLRFLQSFA
- the rpoN gene encoding RNA polymerase factor sigma-54; protein product: MPQGLHLSQRLTQSLVLAPQLQQSLALLQAPTLELKALVEQELQQNPVLEETPAAEAEQQEKDGRDAEQAAATVDPSEPPADLNFDPATEKGTAEPVDDFQAEFDRLVQLDQEWRDHFAQTNLPMRASAEDEEKRQFMFDSLVAGTSLQEMLLEQMRESALPPDQWPTAEMLIGNIDEHGYLKTTVEELAASTGLAADQIVGVLKVIQSFEPPGVGARDLRECLLLQLERAEQQSTLEYRIVNEFMEALGKRRIPEISRGTAASVDEVQEALERIARLEPRPGRAYSADTDQYILPEVFVRKSGDDYVVTTNNEHIPHLRISNTYKDLMAHGGNSAEVRNYIREKIRAGKFLIKSLQQRQQTILNIAREIVNRQRDFMAKGVAALKPLTMVQVAQVVGVHETTVSRAVSSKYMETPQGIFEMKYFFTAGIQTATGDGMSNTSVKDMIADIFKAEDSNKPLSDQEVVRMLKEKGIVIARRTVAKYRTELNILPSNLRKVY
- a CDS encoding rhodanese-like domain-containing protein, with amino-acid sequence MNAHSVRILDTVIILIALGGLGLAPLRAAEPWSAKELKDPAALAANLADAKAPQPVILNIGSVEQIKGAVAIGPTGVQEKFDKLKQHLANLPRDKEVIIYCGCCPFRRCPNIRPAFSLLKRMKFTKARLLNLPTSLKDDWIIKGYPME